ATTAAGAACAAAATTWATTGTGACCAGcgtaaaaatgatgaaatattttaaatatcttaaatatattagtTCCWTATATAATAAACACAAAGATGAAGAAGGATGCTGTTCCTGGGGCACGAAGATGTGTccctattattttttgcaatgtAACGAAGCTTATGATCCCAGAAAACTCATAAGGGCGTTAGAGTTAGGAAATTCGACAGAATGCAGTAGAATAAAAGAATCAGCTGGAGTTATCAAAAATGCTGAAGCAAAgtctgaagaagaaaaattacgtaattctatgtatataaaatatatgacatGCTCTTATATCACTGGTtctcattttaataaaaagggcTTAATATGTCAGCAACAATCTCAACGTCCGCACATAAACAACAAATTTTTATCCAGATACAGTTCATATAATCCgccaataaatatatcaaccccaataagtaaaaatataacagtCAATGGGAAGCCAATGAACGTAGTTTTAATATCTAATCCAAAAGCAAGTATAACAGAAGAGGACTTAAGTAAAAGTGAGACAGTACATTTGTCCAAATCTAAATCTGGATATTATAGTGCACTATTTCCAGAGGTAACTGAARAAAGTTCGTGCCTACTACcttgaagaagcagaaacgGCATGCCCAAAAGGGCAATCTGTAAAAGACATGTCAGAGTACTGTAGAAAGTCAAAACAATATAACGATATAATAAATGGTGCGAAATTACAACCAGAAAAACGTATAGAAGTAGGTGATACACAAAATTTGGAGGATATTGATGCACCTGCCGATACATCGTTCCTAAATGACATATTACAACAACTTCCTGTTCGAATGGGTGCCGTAAGTCTTGTATCTTTGGGTACCATAACCATGCTTTTCATGTATTATaaggtataataaaatttgctttaaatataaaaattatgtattaatatttttaaaggattttcctaaaaaacgaatattaaaaattcaatatacttataaatatttttatattattcatttgtaTGTTAGTTTACACCACTTGGATCATGGTTACGCAATGTaatgggagggggggaaaaaatgaagcatggCAATCATGGAGAACCTCACATATCATTGAACTACCAACAAGATCATATGCCTCAAAATTCTCaaaggaaaagaataaaaatagcttaTCAAACTTCGTGAAAACTTCACTATTAGCcttaaatgtaatataaaatgatttAGAACAGCAACATGCCATCCTATCGTAAAATATGTTCATATCTGTAATAAGGTCTAACAGTACATAATACTGGGAAAAATgtcattttattaacataagTAACTAGGTGctaataacacaaaaaacAACAGCTATTATAAAATAGTGTAcgtaaatataattattatgaatttaCACTaaagtatttttaaaaagtgataaGCAATCTAGGAATAAATATACGTATCTAATATTCtcaatataaatgaaaaaaaatgaaaaaattgcagattTATGTAAACCAATTAATAAATCACCTTTAGGCACATTTGCAGCGGCAATTACTTGCATATTATAGtcgctatttttattatgtattttgtgtatttatattgttaattttaaataatcctTATGGAATACTATTATCCTTtggctcatttttttgttgtttaaatttgtttttttttgtcaattaTTTAACAATTCAGatattttgaattatcaattctttttaaagaatcattttattaatttaaaagtaaatatattaacatatatcCATGTGTTTATTTGTCATAAATAAGTGTAGATAGgacatttaataataatgtcTTATATAagtgtatttttaaatagtTTAAGCTTGGTTtgattaattaaaaattattctttcaCTTCCAAAGTATGTTTAATtaatacaaaatgaattaaagTTTAATTAGGAAAAACTGAAGTGTAATAATGCCATACATAAACGTACACACTTTGGGTCCCTCTAATAATcaataaatatgcaaaaacTTTGTatggttctttttttacataatccgtttttgcaataattaactttttacatttttttgtcacttaTAAACAGAAACCTCGTTTTGGTGATATTCATTATGATGTACAGATTAATTCATACtttttacgaaaatatgatcctttttatgtaaaagaaaatgttcattttgacTATACTACTTTTAAATATCGTAATGCACCACAACGTATAACAGTGTCTACACTATGCTATACTTTGTGGTCGTAATTTTTATAGGTGTTCCTTAACAATCCAGTTATACTACGCAATACACTCAACctatatgtaatataaagCGGTATTGTAATGATCCATAATAGAATTGTCataatatgtattatttgaaaaaggaaaatttttaacactGCAAAGATATAGTCTAAAGAGGACAAACATAAAAGcacataaacatataataGTTCCCTCTTACTTTAGACATAATAGGCTTATATATAACCAGAATATTTTATCTATTCCTCTATATTAGCTTTACCTTTATTACGAACACTCGTGCTGAATAAATATTCGTAAAATATATGCTACTTATAATACagtcatatatataactgtTTTTATCACTCGAATGTAAGCACACATTGCAAtcaaatttacatatttgggaacatttttatattattaacatattatatttctgcTCATGTGATTATGCATCTGAATGGGCTCCTACTGCTTACTAGGGCAGAAGCTTATGAGTGAATGTATTATGTAAATGCTATATTATTTCCTTGAACAATGACTTTTTTTGACACGTGGATCATTAGTTCACAGTGCGATAGCTTTTTCCAAATTACTGATATTCAAGCAGTAAATATTATCTATTTCCGCAAAATTGTGTCATCATTTAAATAGTAATATGttattgttttttgttttacaaaaatgtagtaTACTTCGTGAGAAGTAAATTGCGTAATTAACAGtgcaaaaataatgtaacATATGTGCAAATCAAGATCAGTTGTTACTGGATCATAAGGTGATGTATTAATAGAAGATATAAATGTTcgataaatgtaaaaaatcaTAATGTGTTTAAGCAAAtactattaatattaatattaataaataaaaaaatgcctttttttttgtattctcaattaataaataaaatacaaaaaaaaaacatcagtGAACTCTTAAAAATTCCAATCACAAAATCTAAagcataaaaaggaagatatACGAATTAGCacataaaatacaaaatcaCAATTATTAAAAACTACCATCCAATTTATAGCGTGATCTTGGTGTAGTttctcacaaaaaaatttattatgctAAAGCGTCTGGAATTTTAAGATTCTAAAATTCCGGATTTTATAAGCTTTTCAGCACATATGCAAAAAAGCTTTTCTTCTATATCatggatatttttttcccaggAATTATCTTCCCATTTCATGAAATTTCTTTTCGTAGGCATTTCTCAAATATGCTAAATCATACAAACTCATTTGTGTTTATCAaaacacataaatattttctatatattttgtttaattaCATCCCTTACAAGATTTACCTCTTACAAATCATATATACATCTTTAATAGCAATTCGAAATTGAACCTAggttttattatttctaaaTAATCAGATTATTCACCAAAGTTTCTTATATGCTGATAATTATCATTTCAAAAAacctctacattttttttagttatgTGTATTATATCAATATTAATAGGTATTCACTTATTATTTCTGTTACACTAAAGTTCGTTTTCCATATACATTATACAGCTAATTTGTGTTTCTATGCCTCATTCTCCCCATTAGTAATAAtcattattaacaaaatcgcatatttatatcttcatattatcatttcttatgcacttttttattaagaatCAATATATCACAATGAGCTTTGTGAAGATTGATATGAAAGGTACATACTACTTTCTCCCGAATTTGATGGGGTGTATTCTGAACCAGTCTCTGATGTTGCGCTTGAGTAATTTGAACTAACATCACTCATATAACTTCTTAAATTTTccgctcttcttttttttttccatagcTTTGCAGAATGGgactgttaaaaaaaaaaaaaaatttaagaggTGTTAATTGTATTTACAttgtaattatacatatatatgttcgAAGATCTAAATGTCTTTATGAAcaatttatatgttattgTGTAATTTTGCTTACTCTAATGTACAATATTAAACCGAGAAATACTCCTATCATTCCAGTAAGTATAAGACCGTTGTGCAATCTACGGCTTCGTAATAAACTTTCATTCAATGTATAAAAATCCTGAGGTTTGAACTGTTTAAATACAGATAAACCATAACTACTACTATCTGGATAGCCACCTTCAGTATTATATGCCTTTACTCTTTCATTCACGGTTATTCGATTAGATTGTCCTGAACTTATTAGATTCATTTGTCTTCTTAATTCAGCTAATAAAATTTCCGGGTTAGAGCTTTTATCACAACTAAAATAATGGCTACATTCAGGTTCCACCTCACCATTTGCAAGGTAACAGCATAAGTTATTTTCTTTGCGTTTCttatataaatcattaatataattaacataattataaacAATCTCGCACGCTCCATAACCCTTATCTTTGCAGTTAATATAATCAACGTTTCTAAAATAATCATGCAAATCTTTCTCAGCTTTAACACTTTCCGCATTACGTGAAGCATAACATCTATATTTCTTATctgttatataattataattaaaatagttTATTGCATCGAAAAGGTTATTAGAAAGTTCATAATTACTAAAATACTTATCGTTATTactaaaatttttccttacTTGATCACTGAACCAATGCTGGAAATAAACGCATTCATCATTACGTTTATCGTCATTGTGAgtgtcatttatttttttcaaaatagttACAGCTCgtttacaaaatttattagCTTTATCCTCAGTTACTCCAAATTTCTCACAAATTCCATCTCTGTCATTAATATCATACAAATTAAATTctccatattttttgtatgcaGGAAGATCACTAAATGTTTGATCCTAAAATtaggggaaaatatatacattatattaataataaaatctCTTTATTTTACGAGAgaatttgttatattttttttgaaaatatacacataatattcaaataataatatgatgATAATGCATTTagtaaaatggaaaattacCCATTCAGTAGTTGCCATTGTTTCCACTAAAATAAACTTGGGTTGTAATATGTATTAATTAACTAATCAATAATGTATGTGCAATTTTATATCTTtgcatataataaaaaagtaagaaaccataaatatgtagataattttatattatttctttacaTCAATATTTGAATTTAATTACGTATTGATTTGTAAAATAAGTTCTTTTAAATAccttgtaaaaattattatagtaATAAATTTGTTAGCCCATAAaattagtattttttttatttacaaaaatcaaaattaCAAACATTATATGttaaaggaaatataataatttcgtttattttatggaaaacattaatttatttttaaatcctGTAAATActattaaaaacattttgaaaaaataaattaaattaacaagtttaataataaaaatattacaataataaattttgtaatattttttaaattttgcggtaatttttttcagtaATTCGGcattttgtttccatttattatgcgtacttttttttttttttccagtgaccacctttttaatttaaatacatGTTATGCTCgcttaaaatttaaatataattataaaagatatttaataatatttctatGAATTAATATTCCGTGgataaatgttattttaacacaaataataacatttattattgttatttttcgcgattatcattttgtatttctcgcaataattaaaataatttctcagttataaaatatgttaaaccatatttttatttatatattataatgggaaataaaaatagataGTTGCAAATTACACGTGcacaataatttttcaatcCTCTATTaaatattgtatattttataacagAAACAAGTTTATATGTAAtcagtaattttttattttatctatataaacaaattatatttccattattctttataataattttatgttttattataattt
The sequence above is drawn from the Plasmodium vivax scf_6732 genomic scaffold, whole genome shotgun sequence genome and encodes:
- a CDS encoding variable surface protein Vir12-related (encoded by transcript PVX_022185A), which translates into the protein MATTEWDQTFSDLPAYKKYGEFNLYDINDRDGICEKFGVTEDKANKFCKRAVTILKKINDTHNDDKRNDECVYFQHWFSDQVRKNFSNNDKYFSNYELSNNLFDAINYFNYNYITDKKYRCYASRNAESVKAEKDLHDYFRNVDYINCKDKGYGACEIVYNYVNYINDLYKKRKENNLCCYLANGEVEPECSHYFSCDKSSNPEILLAELRRQMNLISSGQSNRITVNERVKAYNTEGGYPDSSSYGLSVFKQFKPQDFYTLNESLLRSRRLHNGLILTGMIGVFLGLILYIRSHSAKLWKKKRRAENLRSYMSDVSSNYSSATSETGSEYTPSNSGESSMYLSYQSSQSSL